A genomic stretch from Cervus canadensis isolate Bull #8, Minnesota chromosome 27, ASM1932006v1, whole genome shotgun sequence includes:
- the CGGBP1 gene encoding CGG triplet repeat-binding protein 1 has protein sequence MERFVVTAPPARNRSKTALYVTPLDRVTEFGGELHEDGGKLFCTSCNVVLNHVRKSAISDHLKSKTHTKRKAEFEEQNVRKKQRPLTASLQCNSTAQTEKVSVIQDFVKMCLEANIPLEKADHPAVRAFLSRHVKNGGSIPKSDQLRRAYLPDGYENENQLLNSQDC, from the coding sequence ATGGAACGATTTGTAGTAACAGCACCACCTGCTCGAAACCGTTCTAAGACTGCTTTGTATGTGACTCCCCTGGATCGAGTCACTGAGTTTGGAGGTGAGCTGCATGAAGATGGAGGAAAACTCTTCTGCACTTCTTGCAATGTGGTTCTGAATCATGTTCGCAAGTCTGCCATTAGTGACCACCTCAAGTCAAAGACTCACACCAAGAGGAAGGCAGAATTTGAAGAGCAGAATGTGAGAAAGAAGCAGAGGCCTCTAACTGCATCGCTTCAGTGCAACAGTACTGCGCAGACAGAGAAAGTCAGTGTTATCCAGGACTTTGTGAAAATGTGCCTGGAAGCCAATATCCCACTTGAGAAGGCTGATCACCCAGCAGTCCGTGCTTTCCTGTCTCGCCATGTGAAGAATGGAGGCTCCATACCCAAGTCAGACCAGCTGAGGAGAGCATACCTGCCTGATGGATACGAGAATGAGAATCAGCTCCTTAACTCACAAGATTGTTGA